One part of the Eriocheir sinensis breed Jianghai 21 chromosome 6, ASM2467909v1, whole genome shotgun sequence genome encodes these proteins:
- the LOC126989382 gene encoding gamma-aminobutyric acid receptor subunit rho-3-like, with product MIEVGYTLTRRFTLIALSLYLPSLIVLTIGYGTLFVRVQQLEVRLAVSLTTLLVLYTFFNQTSSSLPQTAYVKMVDAWFFFCTILLFCIIMAHIYVERMNTSPVEPLGQRGNGAWQTAATHKRRRMLPETFLTVLRTYVCPAVVTLFFIVYGSIMFA from the exons GTTGGCTACACGTTGACGCGAAGGTTCACCCTCatcgctctctccctctacctcccgtCCCTCATTGTTCTCACCATTGGCTACGGGACGCTCTTCGTCAGGGTCCAGCAGCTTGAG GTTCGCTTGGCGGTCAGCCTCACAACACTACTCGTCCTGTACACCTTCTTCAACCAAACCTCCTCATCGCTGCCTCAAACCGCCTACGTCAAAATGGTCGACGCATGGTTCTTCTTCTGCACCATCCTGCTCTTCTGCATCATCATGGCACACATCTACGTGGAGAGGATGAACACCTCGCCCGTGGAGCCTTTGGGGCAGCGCGGCAATGGTGCATGGCAGACAGCAGCGACGCATAAGAGGCGTCGTATGTTGCCGGAAACTTTCCTCACGGTGCTCCGGACTTACGTGTGTCCCGCCGTGGTGACACTGTTCTTCATTGTGTATGGTTCCATTATGTTCGCGTAG